A portion of the Shewanella sp. SNU WT4 genome contains these proteins:
- the tnpA gene encoding IS200/IS605 family transposase, translated as MYEWRTGRNCHFKNNAHLVFVTKYRRGVFTKEMLDRTKEIMEETCKQMNCELLEFGGENNHIHMMISIHPKVAVSNLVSKLKGKSSYMLRREYWDRIKTMLWGNHFWSPSYCVVSCGGASLDVVKQYIKNQNTPPSEKAIRTSKSLKKI; from the coding sequence ATGTATGAATGGCGCACAGGCAGAAACTGCCATTTTAAGAACAATGCGCACCTAGTATTTGTGACTAAATACAGGCGTGGTGTGTTCACCAAAGAGATGCTGGATAGAACGAAAGAGATAATGGAAGAAACGTGTAAGCAGATGAATTGTGAGCTTTTAGAGTTTGGTGGCGAAAATAACCACATCCACATGATGATCTCGATTCACCCAAAGGTGGCGGTGTCTAACCTTGTCAGCAAGCTAAAAGGAAAGTCGTCATACATGCTTAGACGCGAATACTGGGATCGCATTAAAACCATGCTTTGGGGTAATCACTTCTGGTCTCCGAGCTACTGTGTCGTGTCTTGCGGAGGGGCGAGCCTTGATGTTGTTAAGCAGTACATAAAAAACCAGAATACGCCTCCTAGCGAAAAGGCGATTAGAACGTCCAAGTCCTTGAAAAAGATCTAG
- a CDS encoding efflux RND transporter periplasmic adaptor subunit, with the protein MNMRRTALLAVMLNVSAFPPLLFAQNNDAIGNEPMLNQEIVNDHFAKDLITIAPTLVKQTLALDATIEAVKNATVSAQTSARILAINYDVNDRVPEGAELLRMTSKEQGAELTRVDAELASAKAINIETQAQLQRLKQLFPQGAVSQGDMDKAIANAKSATQAVNAAQSQVDKAIENVKYTQVFAPFSGIVTARHVEMGETVQPGQALLSGYSNQAMRAVTWVPERYLAALTREPAFTIRLSDGRVLSDITAEISPFADPKSHAYMVRLSLPSQLTNLSPGSSAKVSFTRHQAEQIQIPETAIYHLNQLSAVYLWQQGKYLLTQVRLGETHNGQVQILSGLSAGDKIAINPYQVLVTGAASPSQHQAQ; encoded by the coding sequence ATGAATATGCGCCGCACTGCCTTACTGGCGGTAATGCTCAATGTTAGTGCATTCCCCCCGCTACTTTTCGCTCAAAATAATGATGCCATTGGCAATGAGCCCATGCTCAATCAAGAAATAGTCAATGACCATTTCGCTAAGGATCTCATCACTATCGCTCCAACGCTGGTCAAGCAAACCTTAGCATTAGATGCCACCATTGAAGCCGTAAAAAATGCAACTGTCTCAGCCCAAACCTCAGCGCGTATTTTAGCCATTAATTATGATGTCAATGATAGGGTTCCTGAAGGCGCAGAATTACTGCGCATGACCAGCAAAGAGCAAGGGGCGGAATTAACTCGAGTTGATGCTGAACTTGCCAGTGCCAAAGCTATCAATATTGAAACTCAAGCTCAGTTGCAAAGGCTTAAACAACTGTTTCCACAAGGCGCTGTATCACAAGGTGACATGGACAAAGCCATTGCCAATGCTAAATCTGCCACTCAAGCCGTCAATGCAGCGCAATCTCAGGTCGATAAAGCCATTGAAAATGTCAAATACACCCAAGTATTTGCGCCATTTTCAGGGATAGTCACGGCTCGTCATGTCGAAATGGGTGAAACCGTGCAACCTGGGCAAGCACTGCTGTCTGGTTATTCAAATCAAGCCATGCGCGCTGTGACTTGGGTTCCTGAGCGTTACCTAGCAGCATTAACTCGCGAGCCTGCGTTTACCATACGCCTAAGTGATGGCCGAGTGTTATCTGACATCACAGCTGAGATCAGTCCCTTTGCTGATCCTAAAAGCCACGCTTATATGGTGCGCTTAAGCCTGCCATCACAATTAACCAATCTCAGCCCAGGAAGCTCGGCTAAGGTCAGCTTTACCCGCCATCAAGCAGAGCAAATTCAGATACCAGAGACTGCCATCTACCATCTAAATCAACTCTCAGCGGTATATCTTTGGCAACAAGGTAAATATTTACTGACACAAGTACGCTTAGGTGAAACCCACAATGGGCAAGTGCAGATACTCTCAGGCTTAAGCGCAGGGGATAAGATTGCTATAAACCCTTATCAAGTATTAGTGACAGGCGCAGCGTCACCAAGCCAGCACCAGGCGCAATAG
- a CDS encoding efflux RND transporter permease subunit, protein MEANSQKLGIAGRLAAAFQTNPMTPLLALLGLLMGLFAIIVTPKEEDPQIDVTFIDVFIPYPGATPEEVQNLVTLPAEQLISEIKGIDTLYSMSQADGAMLIVVFEVGVARNDAIVALYNQLYANMDRLPRQAGVGEPLIKPRSIDDVPIVNINLFSHDMNVSAEQLTQVATGLKTQLKRIAGTGEISLVGQQELVLNIRIDPIKLNGFGLSIEKIQASLNDNNHASIPVSLVQDNQVIKVKTGQFLQSEQEVADIVVAVIPSSNGPQPIYLGDIASIHLGADISDANVWFQDNSGSFPAVTIAIAKQAGVNAVDLATTITDELALMHNVLIPHNIEAVVSRNYGESAAEKSNTLIYKLMFATMAVVLLVLMTMGVRESVVVGVAILITLAMTLFASWAWGFTLNRISLFALIFSIGILVDDAIVVVENIHRHMALSHAPMTTLIPKAVDEVGGPTILATLTVIAALLPMNFVGGLMGPYMSPIPINASMGMLISLAIAFMVTPWLSGKLLRHAPVLKTPATVPPRLETLVKQLLSPFIIGQHAKKNRHLFSTAIITLIAIALSLPVAKLVVMKMLPFDNKSEFQVMLDMPEGTTLEQTQKVLNGLSQHLLTMSEVSHVQTYAGTSSPMNFNGLVRHYYLRSTPELGDIQVNLLPLAQRERDSHTIAASVRPQLTQIAKQYGGRIQVVEVPPGPPVWAPVVAEIYAPSVELREQAAMAMQTLFEQTQDMVDIDIFLPAQQVQWQVSIDRQKASSLGVSYASIVDLVTTSIGGKDVASLHQSHQQTPIPIRLELKESMKMDLDQVLNLTLPNQQGQAVALANVVTIQKSKISTPIMHKNMIPMIMVTGDMAGELDSPLYGMFDMVSRIKEPQGLGYQQSFASQPSGLDSVSILWDGEWKITYETFRDMGIAYGIGMIGIYLLVVAQFRSYLVPLVIMAPIPLTIIGVMPGHALLAAPFTAPSMIGMIALAGIIVRNSILLVDFINHELARGIPLDQAAIHAGMVRAKPILLTALAAMIGSLFILGDPIFNGLAVSLLFGILVSTLLTIILIPVLYFSLINRFPAIAKRYITEK, encoded by the coding sequence ATGGAAGCGAACTCTCAAAAATTAGGCATAGCTGGGCGCTTGGCGGCAGCTTTTCAAACAAACCCTATGACGCCGTTATTAGCATTGCTTGGGCTACTCATGGGACTTTTTGCCATTATTGTCACCCCCAAAGAAGAAGATCCGCAGATAGATGTGACTTTTATTGACGTCTTTATTCCTTACCCAGGCGCAACCCCAGAGGAAGTGCAAAACCTAGTCACCTTGCCTGCTGAGCAATTAATTTCAGAAATTAAGGGCATAGACACCTTATATTCAATGTCACAAGCCGACGGCGCTATGTTGATAGTGGTTTTTGAGGTGGGAGTAGCTCGCAATGACGCCATAGTTGCTCTTTATAATCAGCTTTATGCCAATATGGATCGCCTGCCAAGGCAAGCTGGAGTTGGTGAGCCACTGATCAAACCGCGAAGCATAGATGACGTTCCCATAGTGAACATCAATCTCTTTTCCCACGATATGAATGTCAGTGCCGAGCAATTAACCCAAGTCGCTACCGGCTTAAAAACTCAGTTAAAACGCATTGCAGGCACGGGCGAAATTAGCTTAGTCGGCCAGCAAGAGTTAGTGCTTAATATTCGGATTGACCCCATCAAACTTAATGGCTTTGGCCTCAGTATTGAAAAAATACAAGCCAGCCTTAACGATAACAACCATGCGTCGATTCCGGTATCTTTGGTACAAGATAATCAAGTCATTAAGGTAAAAACTGGTCAGTTTTTACAATCAGAGCAAGAAGTCGCCGATATTGTTGTGGCCGTAATCCCATCAAGTAACGGCCCGCAGCCTATCTATTTAGGCGATATTGCATCGATACATTTAGGCGCCGATATCAGTGATGCGAATGTGTGGTTTCAAGATAATAGCGGCAGCTTTCCTGCTGTAACTATCGCCATCGCCAAACAAGCGGGGGTCAATGCGGTTGATTTAGCCACCACTATTACTGATGAACTCGCCTTGATGCATAACGTGTTAATCCCACATAACATCGAAGCAGTGGTTAGTCGTAACTATGGCGAATCGGCGGCAGAGAAATCAAATACGCTGATTTATAAACTGATGTTTGCCACTATGGCGGTGGTCTTACTCGTACTTATGACCATGGGAGTGCGGGAATCTGTGGTGGTAGGCGTTGCTATCTTAATCACCCTTGCTATGACGTTATTTGCCAGTTGGGCATGGGGTTTTACGTTAAATCGTATCTCTCTATTTGCTTTGATTTTTTCTATCGGCATTTTAGTCGATGATGCCATAGTAGTGGTTGAGAATATTCACCGTCATATGGCATTAAGTCATGCGCCGATGACAACACTCATCCCCAAAGCTGTAGATGAAGTTGGTGGTCCAACAATTCTGGCAACCTTAACTGTCATAGCCGCCTTACTCCCCATGAATTTCGTGGGCGGTTTGATGGGGCCTTATATGAGCCCTATTCCCATCAACGCTAGTATGGGCATGTTAATCTCTCTGGCAATAGCTTTTATGGTAACTCCTTGGCTCAGCGGTAAGCTTCTGCGTCACGCCCCAGTATTAAAGACACCAGCCACCGTGCCACCGCGCCTTGAGACCCTAGTTAAGCAACTACTTAGCCCGTTTATTATTGGCCAGCATGCCAAAAAAAATCGCCATTTATTTAGCACCGCCATTATTACCTTGATTGCCATTGCCTTAAGTTTACCTGTGGCCAAGTTAGTGGTGATGAAGATGCTGCCCTTTGATAATAAGTCTGAGTTTCAAGTGATGCTCGATATGCCAGAAGGCACCACCCTAGAGCAAACCCAAAAGGTACTCAATGGGTTATCCCAACACTTATTAACGATGAGCGAAGTAAGCCATGTGCAGACTTATGCAGGCACAAGCTCGCCAATGAATTTCAATGGTTTAGTTAGGCATTACTATTTACGCAGTACGCCTGAGCTTGGCGATATTCAAGTTAACTTACTGCCACTGGCGCAAAGAGAGCGTGACAGCCATACCATAGCCGCCTCAGTGCGGCCGCAATTAACTCAGATAGCCAAGCAGTATGGTGGGCGCATTCAAGTGGTAGAAGTGCCACCAGGGCCGCCGGTGTGGGCGCCAGTGGTTGCTGAAATATACGCGCCGAGTGTTGAGCTTAGAGAGCAAGCGGCTATGGCAATGCAGACTCTGTTTGAACAAACCCAAGACATGGTTGATATCGACATCTTTTTGCCAGCACAGCAAGTTCAGTGGCAAGTCAGCATAGATAGACAAAAAGCCAGCAGCTTAGGTGTCTCTTACGCTAGCATTGTTGACTTAGTGACGACCTCCATTGGTGGGAAAGATGTCGCAAGCTTGCATCAAAGCCATCAACAAACTCCTATTCCTATTAGGCTTGAGCTTAAAGAGTCCATGAAAATGGATTTAGATCAGGTATTAAATCTGACCTTGCCTAATCAGCAAGGGCAAGCGGTGGCGCTAGCTAATGTCGTGACTATCCAAAAATCCAAAATAAGCACGCCCATCATGCATAAAAATATGATCCCTATGATAATGGTTACTGGCGATATGGCGGGCGAGCTTGATAGCCCGCTCTATGGCATGTTTGATATGGTTAGCCGCATCAAGGAGCCTCAGGGTTTAGGCTACCAGCAATCATTTGCTAGCCAGCCGTCAGGCTTAGATAGTGTGAGTATTTTGTGGGACGGTGAGTGGAAAATTACCTACGAAACCTTTCGAGATATGGGCATTGCTTATGGCATCGGCATGATAGGCATTTACCTACTGGTGGTAGCGCAATTTCGCTCTTACCTAGTGCCGTTAGTCATCATGGCACCTATTCCTTTGACCATAATCGGCGTCATGCCGGGACATGCGTTATTAGCGGCGCCATTTACGGCCCCGTCTATGATTGGCATGATAGCGCTCGCGGGCATCATAGTGCGCAATTCAATTTTACTGGTCGACTTTATTAACCATGAATTAGCCAGAGGCATTCCTTTAGATCAAGCCGCGATTCATGCCGGTATGGTGCGCGCCAAGCCGATTCTATTAACCGCACTGGCCGCCATGATAGGCTCATTGTTTATCTTAGGCGACCCGATTTTTAACGGCCTAGCGGTGAGTTTATTGTTTGGCATTTTAGTGTCGACCTTACTCACGATTATCTTAATCCCAGTACTATATTTCAGTTTAATTAACCGCTTCCCAGCCATAGCTAAACGCTATATTACGGAGAAATAA
- a CDS encoding DUF2892 domain-containing protein, with product MSLEKSIFVFAGFMVLLSLVLTHWVSSHFIWLTAFVGVNLIQSAFTGFCPAAMVMRYCGIKSEAEITTAKLAKG from the coding sequence ATGTCACTCGAAAAATCTATATTCGTGTTTGCAGGTTTCATGGTTTTGCTATCTTTAGTGCTAACACACTGGGTAAGCTCGCATTTTATCTGGCTTACTGCCTTTGTCGGTGTTAATTTAATTCAAAGTGCTTTTACCGGCTTCTGTCCAGCGGCCATGGTGATGCGCTACTGTGGTATCAAGTCAGAAGCTGAGATAACAACTGCTAAGCTTGCAAAAGGATAA
- a CDS encoding rhodanese-like domain-containing protein, translating into MQFLKVITGFAVTLLAVLSLQTSVQAADEDNQAWQMIQDGALIVDVRTPAEFAEGHLADAINIPVDQIAQVFAERDIAKDTEVVLYCRSGNRSGKAQQTLIEQGYTHTFNGGALEELQRTAPAQQ; encoded by the coding sequence ATGCAATTTTTAAAAGTAATTACAGGTTTTGCTGTCACGCTGTTGGCTGTGTTAAGTCTACAAACTAGCGTACAAGCCGCGGATGAGGACAATCAAGCTTGGCAAATGATCCAAGATGGCGCGTTAATCGTCGATGTGCGCACCCCGGCGGAATTTGCCGAAGGACACTTAGCGGATGCGATTAATATTCCTGTCGATCAAATCGCCCAAGTTTTTGCTGAGCGTGATATCGCCAAAGACACTGAAGTGGTTTTATATTGCCGCAGTGGTAATCGCAGTGGTAAGGCGCAGCAAACCTTAATAGAGCAAGGTTACACTCACACCTTTAATGGCGGCGCCTTAGAAGAATTACAACGCACAGCGCCCGCGCAGCAATAA
- a CDS encoding YaeQ family protein, whose product MAPNATIFKTELQIADMDRFYYQTHHLTLAQHPSETDERMMVRLAAFALNASEHLAFSKGLCVDDEAELWEKSLCGDIELWIEFGEADEKWIKKACGRAKTVKLYTYGGRSVPIWWQKNQGPLSRYKNLEVWEFPKEQIQLLASLVKRSMRLSCNISEGEMWLNDDDQSLALTPQRLY is encoded by the coding sequence ATGGCACCTAATGCCACGATTTTTAAAACCGAACTGCAGATTGCAGATATGGACCGTTTTTACTACCAGACTCACCATTTGACCTTAGCGCAGCATCCTTCTGAAACTGATGAACGTATGATGGTGCGCTTAGCTGCCTTTGCTTTGAATGCCTCAGAACATTTAGCCTTTTCAAAAGGCTTGTGTGTTGATGATGAAGCTGAGTTATGGGAAAAAAGTTTATGTGGTGACATTGAACTCTGGATTGAGTTTGGTGAAGCCGATGAAAAGTGGATTAAGAAGGCTTGTGGTCGCGCCAAAACCGTTAAGTTGTATACCTATGGTGGTCGCAGCGTACCTATCTGGTGGCAGAAAAACCAAGGGCCTTTGAGTCGTTATAAAAACTTAGAAGTGTGGGAATTCCCTAAAGAGCAAATTCAGCTATTAGCCAGTTTAGTGAAACGCAGCATGCGTTTGAGCTGCAATATTTCTGAAGGCGAAATGTGGCTTAATGATGATGATCAAAGCTTAGCATTAACTCCGCAGCGCCTGTATTAA
- a CDS encoding bifunctional precorrin-2 dehydrogenase/sirohydrochlorin ferrochelatase has product MQYFPIMLDTNQLNILVVGGGSVAERKLTLLARTQANIDVISPAITPAIEQLVASKRIQWLAHHAAAGDITHHYQLIYLATDDSEVQQQLAAKAANLSILVNVVDTPALCSFITPAIVDRGRLQVAISTAGAAPVYARTIRSRLEQALPASLAPLLDFVAEQRGAVKQTFSNEDDRRRCWEHFFSLNGDRFDDHTPSLFQQALVAKTYVLPPLLLLDEQLVPQLLPIAAVPLLQQLEYLFHRAPVALELNELIRRDCHREALIEVSAALSRQRAGYRTMLIADSDTLALAAAQSPHCLTLIAGAVHGT; this is encoded by the coding sequence ATGCAGTATTTCCCAATCATGCTGGACACTAACCAGCTCAATATTTTAGTGGTGGGCGGCGGCAGCGTCGCTGAACGTAAGTTAACGCTCCTTGCCCGCACTCAGGCCAATATTGATGTTATTTCGCCAGCGATTACTCCAGCCATTGAGCAACTAGTTGCAAGCAAGCGTATACAATGGTTAGCGCATCACGCTGCGGCTGGCGATATTACTCATCACTATCAGCTAATTTATTTAGCCACAGATGATAGTGAAGTGCAGCAGCAATTAGCCGCCAAAGCCGCCAATCTTTCGATTTTAGTCAATGTGGTTGACACGCCTGCGCTGTGCAGTTTTATTACTCCAGCGATAGTTGATCGCGGCCGCTTACAAGTAGCCATCAGTACTGCAGGCGCGGCGCCTGTGTATGCGCGCACTATTCGCAGCCGCTTAGAGCAAGCGTTACCCGCCTCGTTAGCCCCGTTATTAGACTTTGTGGCTGAGCAGCGCGGCGCAGTGAAGCAAACATTTTCAAATGAAGATGATAGACGCCGTTGCTGGGAGCATTTTTTTAGCCTGAATGGCGATAGGTTTGATGATCATACTCCGTCCTTATTTCAACAGGCATTGGTCGCTAAGACTTACGTTTTGCCACCGCTATTGTTATTAGATGAACAGCTAGTTCCTCAATTATTACCTATAGCTGCCGTACCGTTACTGCAGCAGCTTGAATACCTGTTCCATCGCGCCCCGGTGGCTTTGGAGCTTAATGAATTAATTCGCCGAGATTGCCACCGCGAAGCCTTGATTGAAGTATCGGCGGCGCTTTCGCGCCAACGCGCTGGATATCGCACTATGCTGATTGCAGATAGTGATACCTTGGCATTAGCGGCAGCGCAATCTCCTCATTGTTTGACCTTGATTGCTGGAGCTGTACATGGCACCTAA
- a CDS encoding rhodanese-like domain-containing protein, with the protein MAHNPGFEKIVELFRPHVKEITIEQYQAEDEWQLVDVREDHEWLVDHLPRAIHMGRGIIERDIETRVPDKSKPLLLYCGGGYRSVMAAHHLQLMGYTHVASLIGGYKAWQQHQLPLVKD; encoded by the coding sequence ATGGCACATAACCCAGGTTTTGAAAAAATCGTTGAGCTTTTTCGTCCCCATGTAAAAGAAATTACCATAGAACAATATCAGGCCGAAGATGAGTGGCAACTTGTCGATGTGCGCGAAGATCATGAATGGTTAGTCGATCATTTACCACGCGCCATCCATATGGGCCGTGGCATTATCGAGCGTGATATTGAAACTAGAGTGCCAGATAAGAGCAAGCCGTTGTTGCTGTATTGCGGCGGCGGTTATCGCAGCGTCATGGCTGCCCATCATTTGCAATTAATGGGATACACCCATGTGGCATCGCTGATTGGCGGTTACAAAGCTTGGCAGCAACACCAACTGCCACTGGTTAAGGATTAA
- a CDS encoding DUF2007 domain-containing protein — translation MQTSKRLVAGGNLLQAHTWKGLLESAGIVVELRGEALMGGVGELPVDLQTVELWVAHEQFELAESQLANLDADRPQWQCVKCHELNHASFELCWQCSAERSEAH, via the coding sequence ATGCAAACAAGTAAACGTTTAGTTGCTGGTGGTAATTTACTCCAGGCTCACACTTGGAAGGGATTACTCGAGTCAGCCGGGATTGTGGTAGAATTGCGCGGCGAAGCCTTAATGGGCGGCGTTGGTGAACTACCCGTTGACTTACAAACCGTCGAATTATGGGTTGCACATGAGCAATTTGAATTGGCGGAATCACAGTTAGCCAATCTTGATGCTGACCGCCCACAATGGCAGTGTGTAAAATGTCATGAGTTGAACCATGCCAGTTTTGAATTATGTTGGCAATGCAGTGCTGAGCGCAGTGAAGCGCACTAA
- the secF gene encoding protein translocase subunit SecF has protein sequence MMQISAFKNTIDFLKHAKMISIMSAILVVASFVSLGTKGINWGLDFTGGTVVELEFSKSANLNDLRAQLTDDKVSGAIVQNFGSTQDILVRLQVRPGIESDAQVTEVMRAAQVLDSQVIQKRVEFVGPQVGKELAEQGGLAVIAALLCILVYVSFRFEWRLAAGAVASLAHDVILTLGVFSLLQLEFDLTVLAGLLTVVGYSLNDTIVVYDRIRENFIKIRKLLPYDVINISITQTMSRTIITTGTTLITVVALFLKGGTMIHGFATALLMGILFGTYSSIYVASYLAMRLGVSREHMLPIEVEKEGADQPPMMP, from the coding sequence ATGATGCAAATTAGCGCATTTAAAAATACTATCGACTTCCTCAAACATGCCAAAATGATCAGCATAATGTCGGCAATTTTGGTAGTAGCTTCATTTGTGTCTTTAGGTACTAAAGGCATCAACTGGGGATTGGATTTTACCGGTGGTACTGTGGTGGAGTTAGAGTTCTCTAAATCTGCCAATCTTAACGATTTACGCGCGCAGCTCACCGATGACAAAGTCAGTGGTGCTATTGTTCAGAACTTCGGTTCAACACAAGATATCTTAGTGCGCTTGCAAGTGCGTCCAGGGATTGAAAGTGATGCTCAAGTGACTGAAGTCATGCGCGCAGCCCAAGTACTTGATAGCCAAGTCATTCAAAAGCGAGTGGAGTTTGTCGGTCCACAAGTAGGTAAAGAATTGGCAGAGCAGGGCGGTTTAGCGGTTATCGCGGCCCTCTTGTGTATTCTGGTATATGTATCATTCCGCTTTGAATGGCGCTTAGCCGCTGGCGCGGTAGCGTCACTGGCACACGACGTGATTTTAACCTTAGGGGTGTTCTCACTGCTGCAACTAGAGTTTGACCTGACTGTATTGGCAGGCTTACTGACGGTTGTGGGTTATTCACTTAACGATACTATCGTAGTGTATGACCGTATCCGTGAGAACTTCATTAAAATCCGTAAGTTACTGCCATATGATGTGATTAATATTTCAATCACTCAAACTATGAGTCGTACCATTATTACTACTGGTACTACCTTGATCACTGTGGTGGCCTTGTTCTTAAAAGGCGGCACTATGATCCATGGCTTTGCGACTGCACTGTTAATGGGTATTTTGTTCGGTACTTATTCATCTATCTATGTGGCGAGTTACTTAGCCATGCGTCTTGGCGTTAGTCGTGAGCATATGCTCCCAATTGAAGTCGAGAAAGAAGGTGCTGATCAACCACCTATGATGCCTTAA
- the secD gene encoding protein translocase subunit SecD, translating into MLNKYPMWKNVMIFLIIAVGFFYALPNLFGEDHAVQVVGTRGVAATPALQTEVDNLLTKEGIAVKRSELADGQLLVRVANADQQLAAKEAIAKQLGDKYTVALNLAPATPEWLVAVGGSPMKLGLDLRGGVHFLMEVDMNEAIRKMDEAKVADFRSQLREERIRYAGIFRTGKGIEIKFRDEDNLVKAEQFLKSRSNEMVFTDTSANGEFSLLATMSEAYLKQIKEEALLQNITTIRNRVNELGVAEPVVQRQGAERIIVELPGVQDTARAKEILGATASIEFHMVDDKADPSAVAAGRVPPGSEIYQRREGGPVVLKKEVMLTGDHITGAQPTFDEYSRPQVAINLDAKGGTIFSNVTKDNIGKPMATLFIEYKDTGERNPDGSVKMKKIEEVISVATIQARLGRNFVITGLDHAESQNLALLLRAGALIAPVSIVEERTIGPSLGAQNIESGIQAMVWGMAIVLIFMMVYYRAFGLIANLALCANLIMIVGVMSMIPGAVLTLPGIAGMVLTVGMAVDGNVLIYERIREELRAGRSVQQAIHEGYANAFSTITDANLTTFITALILFAVGTGAIKGFAVTLMIGIATSMFTAIVGTRSIVNAVWGGKRVKKLSI; encoded by the coding sequence GTGTTGAACAAATACCCAATGTGGAAAAACGTGATGATCTTCTTGATCATCGCGGTTGGATTTTTTTATGCGCTGCCGAATTTATTTGGCGAAGATCACGCAGTTCAGGTGGTAGGAACGCGCGGTGTTGCCGCAACACCAGCGTTACAAACTGAAGTAGACAACTTACTAACCAAAGAAGGCATCGCGGTTAAGCGTTCTGAGTTAGCCGACGGTCAACTCTTAGTACGAGTGGCCAATGCGGATCAACAGTTGGCTGCAAAAGAGGCCATTGCCAAACAATTGGGGGACAAATACACAGTCGCCTTAAACCTTGCTCCAGCGACGCCAGAGTGGCTTGTGGCTGTGGGTGGTTCACCCATGAAATTAGGTCTCGACTTACGTGGTGGTGTGCACTTCTTAATGGAAGTGGACATGAATGAAGCCATTCGTAAGATGGATGAAGCTAAGGTTGCCGATTTCCGTTCACAACTGCGCGAAGAGCGTATTCGTTACGCGGGCATTTTCCGTACCGGCAAAGGTATTGAAATTAAGTTCCGTGATGAAGACAACTTAGTTAAAGCTGAACAATTCTTAAAGTCTCGTAGTAATGAAATGGTGTTCACCGACACTTCTGCTAATGGCGAGTTCAGCCTGTTAGCGACTATGAGTGAAGCTTATTTAAAGCAGATTAAAGAAGAAGCTTTACTGCAAAACATCACTACCATACGTAACCGTGTTAACGAGTTAGGGGTAGCTGAGCCTGTGGTTCAACGTCAAGGCGCTGAGCGCATTATTGTTGAATTGCCAGGTGTACAAGATACCGCCCGCGCCAAAGAAATTTTAGGGGCAACGGCATCGATTGAATTCCACATGGTGGATGATAAAGCTGATCCTAGTGCTGTGGCCGCTGGCCGCGTACCACCAGGCAGTGAAATTTATCAGCGCCGTGAAGGTGGTCCAGTCGTACTGAAAAAAGAAGTGATGCTGACCGGTGACCATATCACTGGCGCCCAGCCAACGTTTGATGAATATAGCCGTCCACAAGTGGCGATTAATTTAGATGCGAAGGGCGGCACCATTTTCTCTAACGTCACCAAAGATAATATCGGTAAGCCAATGGCTACCTTGTTTATCGAGTACAAAGATACCGGTGAGCGTAATCCTGACGGCAGCGTCAAGATGAAGAAAATTGAAGAAGTGATTTCGGTAGCAACCATTCAAGCCCGTTTAGGACGCAATTTCGTCATCACAGGTCTTGATCACGCCGAATCACAAAACCTAGCGTTATTACTGCGTGCAGGTGCCTTGATTGCTCCGGTTTCTATTGTTGAAGAACGTACCATTGGCCCAAGCTTAGGCGCGCAGAACATAGAATCAGGCATACAAGCCATGGTGTGGGGTATGGCTATCGTGTTGATTTTCATGATGGTTTACTACCGTGCTTTCGGCCTTATCGCCAACTTAGCCTTATGCGCTAACTTGATTATGATTGTCGGCGTTATGTCTATGATCCCAGGCGCAGTATTAACCTTACCTGGTATTGCCGGTATGGTACTGACGGTAGGTATGGCGGTTGATGGTAACGTTCTGATTTACGAGCGTATTCGTGAAGAACTTCGTGCTGGCCGCAGTGTACAGCAAGCGATTCATGAAGGTTATGCTAACGCATTCTCAACCATTACTGACGCTAACTTAACCACCTTTATCACAGCCTTAATCTTATTTGCTGTGGGTACTGGTGCCATTAAAGGTTTTGCCGTCACCCTGATGATAGGTATTGCCACCTCCATGTTTACTGCAATCGTCGGTACTCGTTCTATTGTGAACGCAGTCTGGGGTGGTAAACGTGTGAAGAAATTATCGATTTAA